One Actinomyces marmotae DNA window includes the following coding sequences:
- the nuoL gene encoding NADH-quinone oxidoreductase subunit L — MMGALPLALATAASAGHATHAAALAWLLIAVPAASAAILLIAGRRSNSWGHWLGLAAAVFTAVLGLTIIAQVAGMAEGQRIMSAKLWHWFSAGSLRIDVGLRIDPLSLTFVGLVTFVGSLIHLYSVAYMSHDRDRRRFFAYLNLFIAAMLTLVLGDSYIALFVGWEGVGLASYLLIGFWNTADADDPRAARDKSMENATAAKKAFIMNRVGDMGLLAAMMAMVSQVHSVAFDAVLPAASSGSVTTGWLTAMGFFLLVAACGKSAQFPLQAWLGDAMAGPTPVSALIHAATMVTAGVYLMVRSGAIYGGAPSAQLAVAIVGAITLLLGAIIGCAKDDMKKVLAASTMSQIGYMMLGAGLGPIGYAFAIFHLLTHGFFKAQLFLGAGSVMHAMSDQVDMRRFGALRAAMTITWATMGIGWLAILGIPPFSGFWSKDKIIEAAFIGEGAKPWILGSIALVGAGITAFYMSRLFFMIFHGKARWTTEKDIEGPVHPHESGWMMTLPLLILSVFSLGLGGALAAGDTFVTWLEPVTGHAEHGEPVLPETIIMGATLALVILGALVAWLMYAARPVATVVQPSNALVEAARKDMHQDAINEAIAMRPGQGLVLAANASDRYVVDGAVEGLASGTAALGRLVGRTESGYVRSYAGYMAAGTVLALIAVLATRF; from the coding sequence ATGATGGGCGCACTTCCCCTCGCGCTGGCGACAGCCGCCTCCGCCGGGCACGCCACCCACGCCGCCGCGCTGGCCTGGCTCCTCATCGCGGTGCCCGCCGCCAGCGCGGCGATCCTGCTGATCGCCGGGCGCCGCTCCAACTCCTGGGGCCACTGGCTGGGCCTGGCTGCCGCCGTTTTCACCGCCGTCCTGGGACTGACGATCATCGCCCAGGTCGCGGGCATGGCCGAGGGCCAGCGAATCATGAGCGCCAAGCTCTGGCACTGGTTCAGCGCCGGGAGCCTGCGCATCGACGTCGGCCTGCGCATCGACCCGCTGTCCCTCACCTTCGTCGGCCTGGTCACCTTCGTCGGCTCCCTCATCCACCTGTACTCGGTGGCCTACATGAGCCACGACCGCGACCGCCGCCGCTTCTTCGCCTACCTCAACCTCTTCATCGCCGCGATGCTCACCCTCGTGCTCGGCGACTCCTACATCGCCCTGTTCGTCGGCTGGGAGGGCGTGGGCCTGGCCTCCTACCTCCTCATCGGCTTCTGGAATACCGCTGACGCGGACGACCCGCGCGCCGCGCGCGACAAGAGCATGGAGAACGCCACCGCGGCCAAGAAGGCCTTCATCATGAACCGCGTGGGGGACATGGGCCTCCTCGCGGCCATGATGGCGATGGTCTCCCAGGTCCACTCCGTGGCCTTCGACGCCGTCCTGCCGGCCGCCTCCAGCGGCAGCGTCACCACCGGCTGGCTGACGGCCATGGGCTTCTTCCTCCTCGTGGCCGCCTGCGGCAAGTCCGCTCAGTTCCCGCTGCAGGCCTGGCTGGGCGACGCCATGGCCGGCCCGACGCCGGTGTCCGCCCTCATCCACGCCGCCACGATGGTCACCGCCGGCGTCTACCTCATGGTGCGCTCGGGCGCCATCTACGGCGGCGCCCCCAGCGCCCAGTTGGCGGTCGCGATCGTCGGCGCCATCACCCTGCTCCTGGGTGCGATCATCGGCTGCGCCAAGGACGATATGAAGAAGGTGCTCGCCGCCTCCACCATGAGCCAGATCGGCTACATGATGCTCGGCGCGGGCCTGGGCCCCATCGGCTACGCCTTCGCGATCTTCCACCTCCTCACCCACGGCTTCTTCAAGGCCCAGCTGTTCCTGGGGGCGGGCTCCGTCATGCACGCCATGAGCGACCAGGTCGACATGCGCCGCTTCGGGGCGCTGCGCGCCGCCATGACGATCACCTGGGCCACCATGGGTATCGGCTGGCTCGCGATCCTCGGCATCCCGCCCTTCAGCGGCTTCTGGTCCAAGGACAAGATCATCGAGGCCGCCTTCATCGGCGAGGGCGCCAAGCCCTGGATCCTGGGCTCCATCGCCCTCGTGGGCGCTGGCATCACGGCCTTCTACATGTCCCGCCTCTTCTTCATGATCTTCCACGGCAAGGCCCGCTGGACCACCGAGAAGGACATCGAGGGCCCCGTCCATCCGCACGAGTCGGGATGGATGATGACCCTCCCGCTGCTCATCCTGTCGGTGTTCTCCTTGGGTCTGGGCGGCGCCCTGGCCGCCGGGGACACCTTCGTCACCTGGCTAGAGCCGGTCACCGGCCACGCCGAGCACGGCGAGCCGGTGCTGCCCGAGACCATCATCATGGGTGCCACGCTGGCCCTGGTCATCCTGGGCGCGCTCGTCGCATGGCTCATGTACGCCGCCCGGCCCGTGGCCACCGTCGTCCAGCCCTCCAACGCGCTCGTCGAGGCGGCGCGCAAGGACATGCACCAGGACGCGATCAACGAGGCCATCGCCATGCGGCCCGGTCAGGGCCTCGTCCTAGCCGCCAACGCCTCGGACCGCTACGTCGTCGACGGCGCCGTCGAGGGCCTGGCTAGCGGCACCGCGGCACTCGGCCGGCTCGTGGGCCGCACCGAGTCCGGGTACGTGCGCTCCTATGCCGGCTACATGGCCGCCGGCACCGTCCTGGCCCTCATCGCCGTCCTGGCCACCAGGTTCTGA
- the nuoF gene encoding NADH-quinone oxidoreductase subunit NuoF has product MSTNAVDASQPAGPSFTAPGTLTPVLTEHWGEDRSWTLEHYLSVGGYEGLARAKTMSPEELIGLVKGSNLRGRGGAGFPTGLKWSFLPPMDGAPRYLVVNADESEPGTCKDIPTILANPQALIEGIAITSRAIGGDLAFVYLRGEVTHVYRRLLAAVREAADSGLLSTGFGLDGEQPLRIVAHAGAGAYICGEETALLDSLEGRRGHPRLKPPFPAVAGLYGRPTVINNVETIASVPGILAKGADWYNAMGTERSKGHGIFSVSGHVVSPGQFEAPFGITMRQLIEFAGGIRPGHSLKFWVPGGSSTPIFTPDELDVPLDYESVAGAGSMLGTRALQVFDDTVSVVRVVARWTEFYQHESCGKCTPCREGTYWMRQIMLRLEAGKGIPGDVEKLEDIASNIAGRSFCALGDASATPVLSGIKRFRDEFEAGYTTPARELFPYRASSILESAR; this is encoded by the coding sequence GTGAGCACCAACGCCGTCGACGCCTCCCAACCCGCCGGCCCCTCCTTCACCGCGCCGGGCACACTCACCCCCGTGCTCACCGAGCACTGGGGCGAGGATCGATCCTGGACCCTGGAGCACTACCTCTCCGTGGGCGGCTACGAGGGCCTGGCTCGCGCCAAGACCATGAGCCCCGAGGAGCTCATCGGCCTGGTCAAGGGCTCCAACCTGCGCGGCCGCGGCGGCGCCGGGTTCCCCACGGGCCTGAAGTGGTCCTTCCTGCCCCCCATGGATGGGGCGCCCCGCTACCTCGTCGTCAACGCCGATGAGTCCGAGCCCGGCACCTGCAAGGACATCCCCACCATCCTGGCCAACCCCCAGGCCCTCATCGAGGGCATTGCTATCACCTCGCGCGCCATCGGTGGGGATCTCGCCTTCGTCTACCTGCGCGGTGAGGTCACCCACGTCTACCGGCGTCTGCTGGCCGCCGTGCGCGAGGCCGCTGACTCCGGTCTGCTCTCCACCGGGTTCGGGCTCGACGGCGAGCAGCCGCTGCGGATCGTCGCCCACGCCGGCGCCGGCGCCTACATCTGCGGTGAGGAGACGGCGCTGCTCGACTCCCTCGAGGGCCGCCGCGGCCACCCGCGCCTCAAGCCGCCCTTCCCCGCCGTCGCCGGCCTTTACGGGCGGCCCACGGTTATCAACAACGTGGAGACCATCGCCTCCGTGCCCGGGATCCTGGCCAAGGGCGCCGATTGGTACAACGCCATGGGCACCGAGCGCTCCAAGGGCCACGGCATCTTCTCCGTGTCCGGGCACGTGGTGAGCCCCGGCCAGTTCGAGGCCCCCTTCGGCATCACCATGCGCCAGCTCATCGAGTTCGCCGGCGGCATCCGGCCCGGCCACAGCCTCAAGTTCTGGGTGCCCGGAGGCTCCTCCACCCCGATCTTCACCCCCGACGAGCTCGACGTCCCCCTCGATTACGAATCGGTGGCCGGCGCCGGCTCGATGCTGGGGACCCGCGCCCTCCAGGTCTTCGACGACACCGTCTCCGTGGTGCGCGTCGTCGCCCGGTGGACGGAGTTCTACCAGCACGAGTCCTGCGGCAAGTGCACCCCCTGCCGCGAGGGCACCTACTGGATGCGCCAGATCATGCTGCGCCTTGAGGCCGGCAAGGGCATCCCCGGCGATGTCGAGAAGCTTGAGGACATCGCCAGCAACATCGCCGGGCGCTCCTTCTGCGCCCTCGGTGACGCCTCGGCCACCCCGGTGCTGTCCGGCATCAAGCGGTTCCGCGATGAGTTCGAGGCCGGCTACACCACGCCCGCCCGCGAGCTCTTCCCCTACCGCGCCTCCTCCATCCTCGAAAGCGCCAGGTGA
- the nuoE gene encoding NADH-quinone oxidoreductase subunit NuoE translates to MSTNPTTAAPAADQAAIPAIPAALTAAWDEGVAAQLLADIEAIKSRYPAEHQRSALIPMLHLIQSVDGYVSPAGIALCAEELGLTRSEVSAVATFYSQFRRHPAGEYHVGVCTNALCAVMGGDEIWEAVSARTGLGSDETSEDGRISLERIECNAACDYAPIVMVNWEFFDNQTPASAVALIDALEGGEGARPTRGPDALPTFRANERVLAGFEDGHADEGPSAGEPSLLGRRIAAANGWTSPKEDTK, encoded by the coding sequence ATGAGCACGAACCCGACCACCGCGGCACCCGCGGCCGATCAGGCCGCCATTCCCGCCATCCCCGCGGCCCTCACCGCCGCCTGGGATGAGGGCGTCGCCGCCCAGCTGCTCGCCGACATCGAGGCCATCAAAAGCCGTTACCCCGCCGAGCACCAGCGCAGCGCGCTCATCCCCATGCTCCACCTCATCCAGAGCGTCGACGGCTACGTCTCGCCCGCGGGCATCGCCCTGTGCGCCGAGGAGCTGGGCCTCACCCGCTCCGAGGTGAGCGCCGTGGCCACCTTCTACAGCCAGTTCCGCCGCCACCCCGCCGGTGAGTACCACGTGGGCGTGTGCACCAACGCCTTGTGCGCCGTCATGGGCGGGGATGAGATCTGGGAGGCGGTGTCGGCGCGCACCGGGCTCGGCTCCGACGAGACCTCCGAGGACGGCCGCATCAGCCTGGAGCGCATCGAGTGCAACGCCGCCTGCGACTACGCCCCCATCGTCATGGTCAACTGGGAGTTCTTCGACAATCAGACGCCCGCCTCCGCCGTCGCCCTCATCGACGCGCTGGAGGGCGGCGAGGGCGCGCGCCCCACGCGCGGGCCGGACGCCTTGCCGACCTTCCGTGCCAATGAGCGCGTCCTGGCCGGATTCGAGGACGGCCACGCCGACGAGGGCCCCTCGGCAGGCGAGCCCAGCCTCCTCGGCCGGCGCATCGCCGCGGCCAACGGCTGGACCAGCCCGAAGGAGGACACCAAGTGA
- the nuoI gene encoding NADH-quinone oxidoreductase subunit NuoI: MTDLNPTPRASEHDRWLRDAPGPLARAFAPVAGYGVTISSMFRPTVTEQYPFEPANLMPRYHGRHQLNRYDDGLEKCIGCELCAWACPADAIYVEAADNAPGAQYSPGERYGRVYQINYLRCIFCGMCIEACPTRALTMTLEIEELVGPTRTGLIYEKDDLLAPVPDGALDAPHPMVEGTEDGDYYRGAVTGPTRAQADWVRAHRPEDPTLATVKVVEAPARPKEAVR; this comes from the coding sequence ATGACTGACCTGAACCCCACCCCGCGCGCCTCCGAGCACGACCGGTGGCTGCGCGACGCTCCCGGCCCCCTGGCCCGGGCCTTCGCGCCCGTGGCCGGGTACGGGGTCACGATCTCCTCGATGTTCCGGCCCACGGTCACCGAGCAGTACCCCTTCGAGCCGGCCAACCTCATGCCGCGCTACCACGGCCGCCACCAGCTCAACCGCTACGACGACGGCCTGGAGAAGTGCATCGGCTGCGAACTGTGCGCCTGGGCCTGCCCCGCCGACGCCATATACGTCGAGGCCGCGGACAACGCCCCCGGCGCGCAGTACTCGCCCGGCGAGCGCTACGGCCGCGTCTACCAGATCAACTACCTGCGTTGCATCTTCTGCGGCATGTGCATCGAGGCCTGCCCCACCCGGGCCCTGACCATGACCCTCGAGATCGAGGAGCTGGTCGGCCCCACCCGCACCGGCCTCATCTACGAGAAGGACGACCTCCTGGCCCCCGTCCCCGACGGCGCCCTGGACGCCCCGCACCCCATGGTCGAGGGCACTGAGGACGGCGACTACTACCGCGGCGCCGTCACCGGGCCGACGAGGGCGCAGGCCGACTGGGTGCGCGCCCACCGACCCGAGGACCCGACCCTGGCCACCGTCAAGGTCGTGGAGGCCCCCGCCAGGCCGAAGGAGGCCGTGCGATGA
- the nuoK gene encoding NADH-quinone oxidoreductase subunit NuoK, translated as MSIGFYIILAIILFSLGALTVLLRRNAIIELMGVELMLNAVNLVLVTFSRLHGNLTGQIFAFFVIVVAAAEVVVGLSIVVSIFRTRRGVSVDDINLLKN; from the coding sequence GTGAGCATCGGGTTCTACATCATCCTGGCGATCATCCTGTTCTCCCTCGGCGCGCTCACCGTGCTGCTGCGCCGCAACGCGATCATTGAGCTCATGGGCGTCGAGCTCATGCTCAACGCCGTCAACCTCGTGCTCGTCACCTTCTCGCGCCTCCACGGCAACCTGACAGGGCAGATCTTCGCCTTCTTCGTCATCGTCGTGGCCGCCGCCGAGGTCGTCGTGGGGCTGAGCATCGTCGTGTCCATCTTCCGAACCCGCAGGGGAGTGTCGGTCGACGACATCAACCTGCTCAAGAACTGA
- a CDS encoding NADH-quinone oxidoreductase subunit G, whose product MTEMVNITIDGVPVEVAKGTLLIRAAERIGVRIPRFCDHPLLGPSANCRQCLVEVAMPDREGNVRPMPKPQPSCAMTATEGMEISTQATSAVAAKAQAGTMEFLLINHPLDCPICDKAGECPLQNQALELMSTGAQSVTRFTDVKRTFPKPLRLTSNVLLDRDRCILCQRCVRFADEIAGDRFIALQGRGGGHPATDGHSGGLYSEQIGRFDSTVLDFLDPDAPGAPGAQSIRGAHGLMPAEGLAGPSGDPGAADGLAPGPIDPGRGDLDVSGRPFASYFSGNIIQICPVGALTSARYRFRARPVDLVSTPSVTEHDASGSAIRVDMRRGAVLRRLAGDDPEVNEEWITDKDRFAFPWATAPDRLTTPLVRDEAGELVPTSWSDALDVAARGLARAAADGGVGLLPGARLTLEDAWAWSRFARAVLGTNDIDQRVRDHSAEEDTFLAARVAGTGLGAVTYTSLETAGQVLLVGLEPEDECGSLFLRLRKGVRAGGVRVASLTSVLTPGQAKMSAESILVAPGEEARAVALLAQTHPALVEALKADGATILVGERAAAVPGLLTTIDTLATATGARLAWVPRRAGERGGIEAGALPFLLPGGRPVADATAREQVATAWGIPTTGESARPLPEAPGRDTTAILTALTDGALGGLVIGGVDLRDFPDPGLARAALAASAFTVQLEVRRSEVTEHADVVLPVAPPVEKNGTFVNWEGRVRPFGQAHVSRTRTDRQVLGMLAAEMGADLGVDSLETLHAELAGLGLWAGARPAVAFSEAPAQEAGDESEASSAPSGLPAVLATHKPMLDAGRLQDGETFLAATALRPVVRLGADLASRLGVTGGQIVEVTTSTGAIALPAVIGGVADGVVWLPECSAGSTVRQSLGAHHGSPVRVSLPISGAAGTPGSAAQPNTPTAEVVR is encoded by the coding sequence ATGACTGAGATGGTCAATATCACGATCGACGGCGTCCCCGTCGAGGTCGCCAAGGGAACGTTGCTCATCCGCGCCGCGGAGCGGATCGGCGTGCGCATCCCGCGCTTCTGCGACCACCCCCTGCTCGGGCCCTCGGCTAACTGCCGCCAGTGCCTCGTCGAGGTCGCCATGCCGGACCGCGAGGGCAATGTGCGGCCCATGCCCAAGCCCCAGCCCTCCTGCGCCATGACCGCCACCGAGGGCATGGAGATCTCCACCCAGGCCACCAGCGCGGTGGCGGCCAAGGCCCAGGCCGGCACCATGGAGTTCCTTCTCATCAACCACCCCCTGGACTGCCCCATCTGTGACAAGGCCGGTGAGTGCCCCCTGCAGAACCAGGCCCTGGAGCTCATGAGCACCGGCGCGCAGTCCGTCACCCGATTCACCGACGTCAAGCGCACCTTCCCCAAGCCCCTGCGCCTGACCAGCAACGTCCTGCTCGACCGCGACCGTTGCATCCTGTGCCAGCGCTGCGTGCGCTTCGCCGACGAGATCGCCGGGGACCGCTTCATCGCCCTCCAGGGGCGCGGCGGCGGACACCCCGCCACCGATGGGCACAGCGGGGGCCTCTACTCCGAGCAGATCGGCCGCTTCGACTCTACCGTCCTCGACTTCCTCGACCCGGATGCGCCCGGCGCCCCCGGCGCCCAGTCGATCCGCGGCGCGCACGGCCTCATGCCCGCCGAGGGCCTCGCCGGCCCCTCGGGCGACCCCGGCGCCGCCGACGGCCTGGCCCCCGGGCCGATCGACCCGGGCCGCGGCGACCTCGATGTCTCCGGGCGCCCCTTCGCCTCCTACTTCTCGGGCAACATCATCCAGATCTGCCCGGTGGGCGCCCTCACCTCCGCGCGCTACCGCTTCCGCGCCCGCCCCGTGGACCTCGTGTCCACCCCCTCGGTCACCGAGCATGACGCCTCCGGCTCCGCGATCCGCGTCGACATGCGCCGCGGCGCCGTCCTGCGCCGCCTGGCCGGCGATGACCCCGAGGTCAACGAGGAGTGGATCACCGACAAGGACCGCTTCGCCTTCCCCTGGGCCACCGCCCCCGACCGCCTGACCACGCCGCTCGTGCGCGACGAGGCCGGCGAGTTGGTGCCCACCTCCTGGTCCGACGCCCTCGACGTGGCCGCCCGGGGACTGGCGCGCGCCGCCGCCGACGGCGGGGTCGGGCTCCTGCCCGGCGCGCGCCTGACGCTGGAGGACGCCTGGGCCTGGTCCCGCTTCGCCCGGGCGGTGCTGGGCACCAACGACATCGATCAGCGCGTGCGCGACCACAGCGCCGAGGAGGACACCTTCCTCGCCGCCCGCGTGGCCGGCACGGGCCTGGGCGCCGTCACCTACACCAGCCTCGAGACCGCCGGCCAGGTCCTCCTGGTCGGCCTGGAGCCCGAGGACGAGTGCGGCTCGCTCTTCCTGCGCCTGCGCAAGGGCGTGCGCGCCGGCGGGGTTCGGGTCGCCTCCCTCACCAGCGTGCTCACCCCCGGCCAGGCCAAGATGAGCGCCGAGTCCATCCTCGTCGCTCCCGGCGAGGAGGCCCGCGCCGTCGCCCTCCTGGCCCAGACGCATCCGGCGCTCGTCGAGGCCCTCAAGGCCGACGGCGCCACGATCCTCGTCGGCGAGCGCGCCGCCGCCGTCCCCGGCCTGCTCACCACCATCGACACCCTGGCCACCGCCACCGGCGCGCGCCTGGCCTGGGTGCCGCGCCGCGCCGGTGAGCGCGGGGGCATCGAGGCCGGCGCCCTGCCCTTCCTCCTTCCCGGCGGGCGGCCCGTCGCCGACGCCACCGCCCGCGAGCAGGTCGCCACCGCCTGGGGGATCCCCACCACCGGTGAGAGCGCCCGGCCCCTCCCCGAGGCCCCCGGCCGCGACACCACCGCCATCCTCACGGCCCTGACCGACGGCGCGCTGGGCGGGCTCGTCATCGGCGGCGTCGACCTGCGCGACTTCCCCGACCCGGGCCTGGCCCGCGCGGCCCTGGCCGCCTCTGCCTTCACCGTGCAGTTGGAGGTGCGCCGCTCCGAGGTCACTGAGCACGCCGACGTCGTCCTCCCCGTGGCCCCGCCCGTGGAGAAGAACGGCACCTTCGTCAACTGGGAGGGGCGCGTGCGCCCCTTCGGGCAGGCCCACGTCTCGCGCACCCGCACCGACCGCCAGGTCCTGGGCATGCTCGCCGCGGAGATGGGCGCGGACCTGGGCGTGGACAGCCTTGAGACCCTCCACGCCGAGCTCGCTGGCCTGGGCCTGTGGGCCGGGGCCCGCCCCGCCGTCGCCTTCAGCGAGGCGCCCGCCCAGGAGGCGGGGGACGAGTCCGAGGCGTCGTCGGCCCCCTCCGGCCTGCCCGCGGTGCTGGCCACGCATAAGCCGATGCTCGATGCCGGACGCCTCCAAGACGGCGAGACCTTCCTGGCCGCCACCGCCCTGCGCCCCGTGGTCCGCCTCGGCGCCGACCTCGCCTCCCGGCTGGGCGTCACCGGCGGGCAGATCGTCGAGGTGACCACCAGCACCGGTGCCATCGCGCTGCCCGCGGTCATCGGGGGAGTCGCCGACGGCGTCGTCTGGCTCCCCGAGTGCTCCGCCGGCTCGACCGTGCGCCAGAGCCTCGGCGCGCACCACGGCTCGCCCGTGCGCGTGTCGCTCCCCATCAGCGGCGCGGCCGGGACCCCCGGCAGCGCCGCCCAGCCCAACACGCCCACTGCGGAGGTGGTCCGATGA
- the nuoH gene encoding NADH-quinone oxidoreductase subunit NuoH, whose protein sequence is MSTASLILAPAALPVAASGGVKADFSGETWWLTLIKALFLLAFLILSVIMVLWVERRGLARMQTRPGPNVNGPFGLFQALADATKLILKEDFWLGGAEKLLYLVAPILTAFTAFMVYAIIPFGPEVSIFGHHTPLQMADFPVAILYVLAVTSFGVYGIILGGWSTHSVYPLLGAVRSAAQVISYELSMSLSILTVFLASATMSTSGIVAAQDRLWWGIAMIPSFLIYVVSMVGEVNRLPFDLPEAEGELVAGHMVEYSSMKFAWYFLGEYINMFNVSAVCVTLFLGGWHSGFGWLWPGSNEGWWPMLWFIAKVWTVMFFMIWTRGTLVRIRYDHFMKLGWKFLIPVSLGWFVLVAVVQGYRAFSGGSTRGLLMVLAVVFLVAMLILFLLPARDDGAADGARAGQGAGDLVAPGEEFDAYAGGYPVPPLPGQSLPVTPRARRAAAATSLAPAGAAVGPAGAQSAATSQEGTDD, encoded by the coding sequence ATGAGCACCGCGTCACTCATCCTCGCCCCGGCGGCGCTGCCCGTCGCCGCGAGCGGGGGAGTCAAGGCCGACTTCAGCGGGGAGACCTGGTGGCTCACGCTGATCAAGGCCCTCTTCCTCCTGGCCTTCCTCATCCTGTCCGTCATCATGGTCCTATGGGTCGAGCGCCGTGGCCTGGCCCGCATGCAGACGCGCCCCGGCCCCAACGTCAACGGCCCCTTCGGGCTCTTCCAGGCCCTCGCCGATGCCACCAAGTTGATCCTCAAGGAGGACTTCTGGCTCGGCGGCGCCGAGAAACTCCTCTACCTGGTGGCGCCGATCCTCACGGCCTTCACGGCTTTCATGGTCTACGCGATCATCCCCTTCGGGCCCGAGGTCTCCATCTTCGGCCACCACACGCCCCTGCAGATGGCCGACTTCCCGGTGGCGATCCTCTACGTGCTGGCCGTGACCTCCTTCGGCGTCTACGGCATCATCCTGGGCGGCTGGTCCACTCACTCCGTCTACCCGCTGCTGGGCGCCGTGCGCAGCGCGGCGCAGGTCATCTCCTACGAGCTGAGCATGAGCCTGTCGATCCTCACGGTCTTCCTCGCCTCGGCCACGATGTCCACATCCGGGATCGTCGCCGCGCAAGACAGACTGTGGTGGGGCATCGCCATGATCCCCAGTTTCCTCATCTACGTCGTCTCCATGGTCGGAGAGGTCAACCGCCTGCCCTTCGACCTGCCCGAGGCCGAGGGCGAGCTCGTCGCCGGCCACATGGTCGAGTACTCCTCGATGAAGTTCGCCTGGTACTTCCTGGGCGAGTACATCAACATGTTCAACGTCTCGGCCGTGTGCGTCACCCTGTTCCTGGGCGGCTGGCACTCCGGCTTCGGATGGCTGTGGCCCGGGTCGAACGAGGGCTGGTGGCCGATGCTCTGGTTCATCGCCAAGGTCTGGACCGTCATGTTCTTCATGATCTGGACCCGGGGCACCCTCGTGCGCATTCGCTACGACCACTTCATGAAGCTCGGCTGGAAGTTCCTCATCCCGGTCTCCCTGGGATGGTTCGTCCTGGTGGCTGTCGTCCAGGGCTACCGCGCCTTCTCCGGCGGCTCCACCCGCGGCCTGCTCATGGTTCTGGCCGTCGTCTTCCTCGTGGCCATGCTCATCCTGTTCCTCCTGCCCGCCCGCGACGACGGCGCGGCCGACGGTGCCCGCGCGGGCCAGGGCGCTGGTGACCTCGTGGCCCCCGGCGAGGAGTTCGACGCCTACGCGGGCGGCTACCCCGTTCCGCCGCTGCCCGGTCAGAGCCTGCCGGTCACGCCCAGGGCCCGCCGCGCCGCGGCGGCCACCTCCCTCGCACCAGCGGGCGCCGCAGTCGGACCCGCCGGCGCCCAGTCCGCCGCGACCTCCCAGGAGGGGACCGATGACTGA
- a CDS encoding NADH-quinone oxidoreductase subunit J → MSSPTLLLPLAPAAPGGSGAVTLGETVLFGVVALVTIACGIGLLTAKRAVAAAVNMIVIMIGLAILYIANEAPFLGVTQVVVYTGAIMTLVLFVIMLVGVGGEEPVGATSSRSQVPLIALVGVALAGALGVTVWRTPLPRPAGLGSASDPAELAAALFSRHVVTMELTAMLLIVAALGALTLTHRQRIRPRRSQATIAQEKLRDYAIKGTHPGQRPMPGVYAATNSAAAPALDADGTAVEESIPRVLRARELGYELAEVSPETAAAARAGQIRARSGARVAQSGMASMPGAAAPVVSQPIAAPAPPETAGAEPSQTEAKEEDK, encoded by the coding sequence ATGAGTTCACCCACCCTCCTCCTCCCGCTGGCGCCCGCAGCCCCCGGTGGCTCCGGGGCGGTGACCCTCGGCGAGACGGTCCTCTTCGGCGTCGTCGCCCTGGTCACCATCGCCTGCGGCATCGGCCTGCTGACCGCCAAGCGCGCCGTTGCGGCCGCGGTCAACATGATCGTCATCATGATCGGGCTGGCGATCCTCTACATCGCCAACGAGGCCCCCTTCCTGGGCGTCACCCAGGTGGTGGTCTACACCGGCGCCATCATGACCCTCGTCCTGTTCGTCATCATGCTCGTCGGAGTCGGCGGCGAGGAGCCCGTGGGCGCCACCTCCTCCAGGTCCCAGGTCCCGCTCATCGCCCTCGTCGGGGTCGCTCTGGCGGGCGCCCTCGGCGTGACGGTCTGGCGGACCCCCCTGCCCCGCCCCGCCGGCCTCGGCTCCGCCTCCGATCCGGCCGAGCTCGCCGCCGCCCTGTTCAGCCGTCACGTGGTCACCATGGAGCTCACCGCGATGCTCCTCATCGTGGCGGCCCTGGGAGCGCTGACCCTCACGCACCGCCAGCGCATCCGCCCCAGGCGCTCCCAGGCGACGATCGCCCAGGAGAAGTTGCGCGACTACGCCATCAAGGGCACCCACCCCGGTCAGCGGCCCATGCCCGGCGTCTACGCCGCCACCAACTCCGCCGCCGCCCCCGCCCTGGACGCCGATGGCACCGCCGTCGAGGAGTCCATCCCCCGCGTCCTGCGCGCCCGGGAGCTCGGCTACGAGTTGGCCGAGGTCTCCCCCGAGACCGCGGCCGCCGCGCGGGCCGGCCAGATCCGCGCCCGCTCCGGGGCGCGCGTCGCCCAATCCGGCATGGCCTCCATGCCCGGCGCCGCCGCCCCGGTGGTCAGCCAGCCCATAGCCGCCCCGGCCCCTCCCGAGACCGCGGGCGCGGAACCCAGCCAGACCGAGGCGAAGGAGGAGGACAAGTGA